GACGAGACATTTTCTGACATGAAGAAATCTTTCTCGAAGAAGTAGTTTCCGTGAAGTCCGGCGTACGCATGCTCGCTCTCGCGAGCGGGCCGATATACGGGCGCAGAAGGAAGCGCACTCTTGTTGTAGGCGTAGTCGGAAGGGCCGGCGTAGTCGAGGGCGTGCTCTCCGGCCGCGTGACCATAGATGGCGACGATTCGGCCAGCGTCGTGATACGCATGTTCAGGAAGTCGCGCTTCAAGGAGCAGATAAGGGCCATCGTGGTGAACGGCATAGCAATGGCCGGCCTGAACGTAATCGACGTGAAGGCAGTAGAGGACAAGGCGCACGTGCCGCTGATGGTGCTCACACGAATACGGCCTAATGTCAGTGATTTCATGAAGGCGCTTGACAATTACGGGAGCACCGGCAACCCCGTGCATGAAAGGAAGTCCCTCGTGGAACGCATGAACAAGGAACGAGGCTTCACGAAAATATCTGGGTTCTACGTGCAGTCAGGCATGAAGGCCGCTGAGCTTAAAGGCATAGTGCCCGCGGCGTTCGA
The Candidatus Marsarchaeota archaeon genome window above contains:
- a CDS encoding DUF99 family protein, which codes for MKSGVRMLALASGPIYGRRRKRTLVVGVVGRAGVVEGVLSGRVTIDGDDSASVVIRMFRKSRFKEQIRAIVVNGIAMAGLNVIDVKAVEDKAHVPLMVLTRIRPNVSDFMKALDNYGSTGNPVHERKSLVERMNKERGFTKISGFYVQSGMKAAELKGIVPAAFELLRLAHLIARGISTGISKGRV